A single Triticum dicoccoides isolate Atlit2015 ecotype Zavitan chromosome 2A, WEW_v2.0, whole genome shotgun sequence DNA region contains:
- the LOC119354268 gene encoding cysteine-rich receptor-like protein kinase 6 isoform X1 yields the protein MASHHRGRIPSYLATAAALLLAFLLPPLAASQWPNCGNKGNFTTNSPYQANIRALSTTLPKNASSSRTLFAADSVGTVPDIVYALALCRGDANASACGNCVSNGFNDAQKLCPYGKDAAVYYDLCYVGFSNQNILSATGGGNSVLILMSDNNVTAPVEAFDAAVGVLMNATADYAAANNSRRFGTGVGGFETVDKRNPKIYGVAQCRPDMAPGDCRSCLGSIIGMRSQYLIGRQGGRILGLRCNYRYEQYSFFTGPSMLQLPAPTVGAAPAPAPASVGPPPVGGGSAGNKTARILAITLPIVAAILAAVVICLYLWRRKSKPARKTSLSYPTNPEDIQSIDSLILDLSTLRAATDNFDERNKLGEGGFGVVYKGILPDNEEIAVKRLSHSSRQGIEELKNELVLVAKLQHKNLVRLLGVCLEEQEKLLAYEYMPNKSLDTILFDPDRSSQLGWGTRFRIVNGIARGLQYLHEDSQLKIIHRDLKASNVLLDSEFNPKISDFGLARLFGSDQSHDVTNRVVGTYGYMAPEYAMRGNYSIKSDVFSFGVLILEIVTGKRNSVAYDSEQAVDLLSLVWEHWTIGTIVEIMDSSMTSHSPGDQMLKCMHIGLLCVQEDPADRPMMSVVTVMLSSSTVSLQAPSRPAFCIQKSGMNYSGMHTDPYPGVSHSTSRSPMSPNEVSITELEPR from the exons ATGGCCTCGCACCACCGCGGCCGCATCCCCTCCTACCTCGCCACCGCCGCTGCCCTCCTCCTTGCCTTCCTCCTCCCGCCTCTGGCCGCTTCCCAGTGGCCGAACTGCGGCAATAAGGGCAACTTCACCACGAACAGCCCCTACCAAGCAAACATCCGGGCCCTCTCCACCACCCTTCCCAAGAACGCCTCCTCCTCGCGGACGCTCTTCGCGGCCGACAGCGTCGGCACCGTTCCGGACATCGTCTACGCGCTCGCGCTCTGCCGCGGCGACGCCAACGCCTCCGCCTGCGGCAACTGCGTGTCCAACGGCTTCAACGACGCGCAGAAGCTCTGCCCCTACGGTAAGGACGCCGCCGTCTACTACGACCTCTGCTACGTCGGCTTCTCCAACCAGAACATCCTCTCCGCCACCGGCGGCGGCAACAGCGTCCTCATACTGATGAGCGACAATAACGTGACCGCGCCAGTGGAGGCGTTCGACGCCGCCGTGGGCGTCCTCATGAACGCCACCGCCGATTACGCGGCCGCGAACAACTCCAGGCGGTTCGGGACCGGGGTGGGGGGTTTCGAGACGGTCGACAAGCGGAACCCCAAGATTTACGGTGTGGCGCAGTGCAGGCCGGACATGGCACCGGGCGATTGCCGGAGCTGCCTCGGAAGTATCATCGGGATGAGGTCCCAGTACTTAATCGGGAGGCAGGGTGGTAGGATTCTTGGATTGCGGTGCAACTACAGGTATGAGCAGTATTCCTTCTTCACCGGGCCTTCTATGCTGCAGCTCCCGGCGCCAACCGTGGGGGCAGCTCCAGCTCCAGCGCCGGCGAGCGTGGGGCCACCACCAGTCGGAGGAG GAAGCGCAGGGAACAAAACAGCTAGAATTTTAGCTATTACACTGCCGATAGTTGCTGCAATACTGGCTGCTGTTGTAATTTGTCTTTATCTATGGAGGAGGAAGAGCAAACCAGCGCGGAAGACATCACTATCAT ATCCAACTAATCCAGAGGACATACAGAGTATCGATTCACTCATTCTCGATCTATCAACTCTACGAGCCGCAACAGATAACTTTGATGAAAGGAATAAACTTGGTGAAGGAGGGTTTGGTGTGGTTTATAAG GGAATCCTTCCTGACAATGAAGAAATAGCAGTTAAAAGGCTCTCACACAGCTCTCGCCAAGGGATAGAGGAGCTCAAAAATGAGCTTGTTTTGGTTGCTaagcttcaacacaagaatttagtGAGACTTCTTGGTGTTTGCTTGGAGGAACAAGAAAAGTTACTTGCGTATGAATACATGCCCAACAAAAGCCTTGACACCATTCTTTTTG ATCCTGATAGGAGCAGTCAGCTTGGTTGGGGGACGAGATTTAGGATAGTCAATGGGATTGCTCGAGGCTTACAATACCTTCATGAAGATTCTCAGCTGAAGATAATTCACCGGGACCTCAAAGCGAGCAATGTTCTTTTAGATTCTGAATTTAATCCTAAAATTTCAGATTTTGGCTTAGCAAGGCTATTTGGCAGTGACCAATCCCATGATGTCACCAACCGTGTCGTCGGAACCTA CGGATACATGGCCCCTGAGTATGCTATGCGTGGGAATTACTCTATCAAGTCAGACGTGTTCAGCTTCGGCGTCTTGATTTTAGAAATCGTCACTGGAAAAAGAAACAGTGTCGCATATGACTCCGAGCAAGCTGTAGATCTCTTAAGTTTG GTGTGGGAGCACTGGACGATCGGAACAATTGTAGAGATCATGGATTCGTCTATGACTAGCCATTCTCCAGGAGACCAGATGCTCAAGTGCATGCACATCGGACTTCTGTGTGTTCAAGAAGACCCCGCTGATAGACCGATGATGTCGGTTGTGACTGTCATGCTAAGCAGCAGCACTGTGTCTCTCCAAGCTCCATCAAGGCCAGCATTTTGCATCCAAAAGAGTGGCATGAACTACTCAGGCATGCACACAGATCCATATCCAGGAGTTTCACATTCTACCAGCAGATCACCTATGTCACCCAACGAAGTTTCGATTACTGAACTTGAGCCGAGATAA
- the LOC119354268 gene encoding cysteine-rich receptor-like protein kinase 6 isoform X2 — protein sequence MASHHRGRIPSDLATAAALLLAFLLPPLAASQWQNCGKNGNFNPNSTYQANIRALSVTLPKNASSSRTLFAADSFGTVPDIVYALALCRGDANASACGACVSDGFKDAQQLCPYNKVAAVYYDLCYLGFSNQEILSATDGDNNALTLVNSENVTVPAKVFEAAVSVLMNATADYAAADSSRRFGTGEEGFETIDKAKPKIYGVAQCRPDMSPADCRSCLADIITYIPQHLTGRRGARVVGLRCNYRYEQYSFFTGPSMLQLPAPSVGAPPSPAPANVTPPPVGGGSAGNKTARILAITLPIVAAILAAVVICLYLWRRKSKPARKTSLSYPTNPEDIQSIDSLILDLSTLRAATDNFDERNKLGEGGFGVVYKGILPDNEEIAVKRLSHSSRQGIEELKNELVLVAKLQHKNLVRLLGVCLEEQEKLLAYEYMPNKSLDTILFDPDRSSQLGWGTRFRIVNGIARGLQYLHEDSQLKIIHRDLKASNVLLDSEFNPKISDFGLARLFGSDQSHDVTNRVVGTYGYMAPEYAMRGNYSIKSDVFSFGVLILEIVTGKRNSVAYDSEQAVDLLSLVWEHWTIGTIVEIMDSSMTSHSPGDQMLKCMHIGLLCVQEDPADRPMMSVVTVMLSSSTVSLQAPSRPAFCIQKSGMNYSGMHTDPYPGVSHSTSRSPMSPNEVSITELEPR from the exons ATGGCCTCGCACCACCGCGGCCGCATCCCCTCCGACCTCGCCACTGCCGCTGCCCTCCTCCTTGccttcctcctcccgccgctggCCGCTTCCCAGTGGCAGAACTGCGGCAAGAACGGCAACTTCAACCCGAACAGCACCTACCAGGCTAACATCCGGGCCCTCTCCGTCACCCTTCCCAAGAACGCCTCCTCCTCGCGGACGCTATTCGCGGCCGACAGCTTCGGCACCGTTCCGGACATCGTCTACGCGCTCGCGCTCTGCCGCGGCGACGCCAACGCCTCTGCCTGCGGCGCTTGCGTCTCCGACGGCTTCAAGGACGCGCAGCAACTCTGCCCCTACAATAAGGTCGCCGCCGTCTACTACGACCTCTGCTACCTTGGCTTCTCCAACCAAGAAATCCTCTCCGCCACCGACGGCGACAACAACGCCCTCACGCTGGTGAACAGCGAAAACGTGACCGTGCCAGCGAAGGTGTTCGAAGCCGCCGTGAGCGTCCTCATGAACGCCACCGCGGATTACGCGGCCGCGGACTCCTCCAGGCGGTTCGGCACAGGGGAGGAGGGGTTCGAGACGATCGACAAGGCGAAACCCAAGATTTACGGTGTGGCGCAGTGCAGGCCGGATATGTCACCGGCAGATTGCCGGAGCTGTCTCGCAGATATCATTACGTACATCCCTCAGCACTTAACAGGGAGGCGGGGTGCTAGGGTTGTTGGATTGCGGTGCAACTACAGGTATGAGCAGTATTCCTTCTTCACCGGGCCTTCTATGCTGCAGCTCCCGGCGCCATCCGTGGGGGCACCTCCATCTCCAGCGCCGGCCAACGTGACGCCACCGCCAGTCGGAGGAG GAAGCGCAGGGAACAAAACAGCTAGAATTTTAGCTATTACACTGCCGATAGTTGCTGCAATACTGGCTGCTGTTGTAATTTGTCTTTATCTATGGAGGAGGAAGAGCAAACCAGCGCGGAAGACATCACTATCAT ATCCAACTAATCCAGAGGACATACAGAGTATCGATTCACTCATTCTCGATCTATCAACTCTACGAGCCGCAACAGATAACTTTGATGAAAGGAATAAACTTGGTGAAGGAGGGTTTGGTGTGGTTTATAAG GGAATCCTTCCTGACAATGAAGAAATAGCAGTTAAAAGGCTCTCACACAGCTCTCGCCAAGGGATAGAGGAGCTCAAAAATGAGCTTGTTTTGGTTGCTaagcttcaacacaagaatttagtGAGACTTCTTGGTGTTTGCTTGGAGGAACAAGAAAAGTTACTTGCGTATGAATACATGCCCAACAAAAGCCTTGACACCATTCTTTTTG ATCCTGATAGGAGCAGTCAGCTTGGTTGGGGGACGAGATTTAGGATAGTCAATGGGATTGCTCGAGGCTTACAATACCTTCATGAAGATTCTCAGCTGAAGATAATTCACCGGGACCTCAAAGCGAGCAATGTTCTTTTAGATTCTGAATTTAATCCTAAAATTTCAGATTTTGGCTTAGCAAGGCTATTTGGCAGTGACCAATCCCATGATGTCACCAACCGTGTCGTCGGAACCTA CGGATACATGGCCCCTGAGTATGCTATGCGTGGGAATTACTCTATCAAGTCAGACGTGTTCAGCTTCGGCGTCTTGATTTTAGAAATCGTCACTGGAAAAAGAAACAGTGTCGCATATGACTCCGAGCAAGCTGTAGATCTCTTAAGTTTG GTGTGGGAGCACTGGACGATCGGAACAATTGTAGAGATCATGGATTCGTCTATGACTAGCCATTCTCCAGGAGACCAGATGCTCAAGTGCATGCACATCGGACTTCTGTGTGTTCAAGAAGACCCCGCTGATAGACCGATGATGTCGGTTGTGACTGTCATGCTAAGCAGCAGCACTGTGTCTCTCCAAGCTCCATCAAGGCCAGCATTTTGCATCCAAAAGAGTGGCATGAACTACTCAGGCATGCACACAGATCCATATCCAGGAGTTTCACATTCTACCAGCAGATCACCTATGTCACCCAACGAAGTTTCGATTACTGAACTTGAGCCGAGATAA